The following are encoded together in the Chanodichthys erythropterus isolate Z2021 chromosome 16, ASM2448905v1, whole genome shotgun sequence genome:
- the mrps14 gene encoding 28S ribosomal protein S14, mitochondrial: protein MAAWKLLSTGMGLLQSSLPFCRQACRSSLGVVEQVRSYYVDWRMLRDVKRRQMAFEYADTRLRINAIRKNTILPKELQEIADKEIAALPRDSCPVRIRNRCVMTSRPRGVKRRWRLSRIVFRHLADHNQMSGIQRSMW, encoded by the exons ATGGCGGCATGGAAGCTCCTCAGCACGGGGATGGGGCTCCTGCAGTCGTCCTTGCCGTTTTGTAGACAG GCCTGCAGAAGTTCACTTGGAGTGGTGGAGCAGGTCAGGAGCTACTATGTTGACTGGAGGATGTTGCGGGATGTCAAAAGGAGACAGATGGCATTTGAATATGCAGATACGAGATTGCGCATTAATGCCATTAGGAAGAATACAATTTTGCCAAAAGAGCTTCAG GAGATTGCTGATAAAGAAATAGCTGCACTGCCTCGAGACAGTTGTCCCGTGCGCATTCGCAACAGGTGTGTGATGACGTCACGTCCACGTGGAGTGAAGCGCAGGTGGCGTCTTAGTCGCATTGTTTTTCGGCATTTAGCGGACCACAACCAGATGTCTGGAATACAGAGATCAATGTGGTGA
- the cacybp gene encoding calcyclin-binding protein, with product MDTNELIAGLESDLREITSLLEKCERQRVRDVLTQEHKKIEKELAQKQKLQQAKKDSGDKTDTTLKGYTVKIHNYGWDQSDKFVKIYITLKGVHTIPAENVEANFTERGFNVLVKDLDGKNHQMTVNNLLFPIIVAESSKKIKTDMVLVMCKKKSAKKWECLTQVEKQSKEKDKPNMNENADPSEGLMSMLKKIYTDGDDEMKRTINKAWVESQEKKGKADDLDF from the exons ATGGACACCAATGAACTG atcGCCGGTCTTGAGAGTGATTTGAGAGAGATCACGAGTCTGCTCGAGAAATGTGAACGACAGCGCGTGCGAGACGTCTTAACGCAAGAGCACAAGAAGATAGAGAAAGAGCTGGCACAAAAACAGAAACTGCAGCAAGCCAAGAAAGACTCTGGAGACAAGACTGATACAACACTCAAAGGATACACAGTCAAAATTCACAATTATG GATGGGACCAGTCTGACAAGTTCGTCAAAATCTACATCACACTGAAAGGAGTGCATACTATTCCTGCTGAAAATGTCGAGGCTAACTTCACAGAGAG AGGATTTAATGTTCTAGTCAAAGATCTGGATGGGAAGAACCATCAAATGACAGTCAACAACCTTTTATTCCCCATTATTGTAGCAGAGAGTAGTAAAAAG ATAAAAACAGACATGGTCCTTGTCATGTGCAAGAAGAAGTCAGCAAAAAAATGGGAATGTTTGACACAAGTAGAAAAACAGTCTAAGGAGAAAGA CAAACCCAACATGAATGAAAACGCTGATCCAAGCGAGGGTCTGATGAGCATGCTGAAGAAGATCTACACCGATGGAGATGACGAGATGAAACGCACCATCAACAAGGCCTGGGTTGAGTCTCAGGAGAAGAAGGGCAAAGCAGATGATCTTGACTTCTAA
- the plk3 gene encoding serine/threonine-protein kinase PLK3, which translates to MDPACFTTAQRLSCKMMNPDLFKPSPAVQPPAKPNRSKSEHVKTEIAQVVVDAKTGRSYCKGKLLGKGGFARCYEMTDLASNKMYAVKVIPQSRVSKPHQREKIINEIELHKSLQHKHVVKFSHHFEDQDNIYIFLELCSRKSLAHIWKARHTLTDPEVRYYLRQIISALKYLHNKGILHRDLKLGNFFVNENMDLRLGDFGLAAKLETVEQRKKTICGTPNYLAPEVLNRQGHGTESDVWSLGCVMYTLLCGNPPFETLDLKETYKCIKEVKYSIPPSLSPAAQKLISAVLQKNPCDRLTLDQILAHEYFTKGFTPEKLPPSSCVMVPELNPPSPAKKFFTKMAKSLFGKKKSKAVEKTPCEEKDDISKLVSGMVKHSIGRQMSYKTMGVNEVTSPTVQLASSGPLDTPAEEESRKSASRSFKGTVASSTDACDDIPTPAAVAESAMKVLNSCLSSMPTASRNPPCLSKTKPFIWVTKWVDYSNKYGFGYQLSNQNVGVLFNEGTHLSLCDQRRTVRYCLTNNKHFSFPADALPEKLQNQKHIVDLMANYMEQNLMEGGDVNSENQPNPSSSPLLLQWIKTDHALVMLFDNRTLQVNFYTDHTKIILCKTSDSSYLLTYISKERVSYSYPLNVLSEWGCSPELRQRLHYVVQLLQHYTNP; encoded by the exons ATGGATCCTGCTTGTTTCACCACAGCGCAGCGTCTTTCCTGTAAAATGATGAATCCGGATTTGTTCAAACCGTCTCCAGCGGTTCAACCGCCCGCCAAGCCGAACCGGAGTAAATCGGAGCACGTTAAGACGGAGATCGCGCAGGTGGTGGTTGACGCAAAGACGGGAAGATCGTACTGTAAAGGAAAGCTTTTGGGAAAG GGTGGTTTTGCACGATGTTACGAGATGACGGATCTTGCCAGCAACAAGATGTATGCTGTGAAAGTAATTCCTCAAAGCAGAGTGTCAAAGCCACACCAGAGAGAGAAG ATCATTAATGAGATCGAGCTTCACAAAAGCCTCCAACACAAGCATGTGGTGAAGTTTTCCCATCATTTTGAAGACCAAGACAATATTTACATCTTCCTCGAACTCTGCAGCAGAAAG TCTCTGGCACACATTTGGAAAGCGAGACATACGTTGACCGATCCAGAAGTACGTTACTACCTCAGACAGATCATATCTGCGCTCAAATACCTCCACAACAAAGGCATCCTCCATAGAGATCTCAAACTAG gtaatttttttgtgaatgaaaACATGGATTTGAGATTAGGAGATTTTGGGCTGGCAGCAAAGCTGGAGACAGTCGAGCAGAGGAAGAA GACTATCTGTGGGACACCAAACTACTTGGCACCAGAGGTCTTAAACAGACAAGGCCATGGGACGGAGTCAGATGTTTGGTCGCTGGGTTGTGTAAT GTACACTCTTCTATGTGGGAATCCACCATTTGAAACCTTAGACTTGAAAGAGACCTACAAGTGTATTAAGGAAGTGAAATACAGCATTCCTCCATCCCTCAGTCCAGCTGCACAGAAGCTGATCTCCGCCGTCCTTCAGAAAAACCCCTGTGACCGCCTTACGCTGGATCAGATACTGGCCCACGAGTATTTCACAAAG ggcttcactccagaaaAACTCCCTCCCAGCAGCTGTGTGATGGTGCCTGAGCTTAATCCACCAAGCCCTGCCAAGAAGTTCTTCACCAAGATGGCTAAAAGCCTCTTTGGCAAGAAAAAATCAAAAG CTGTTGAAAAGACCCCTTGTGAGGAGAAAGATGACATTTCCAAACTGGTGTCAGGCATGGTGAAGCACTCCATTGGGCGGCAGATGAGCTACAAGACAATGGGAGTGAATGAG GTCACTTCTCCCACGGTTCAACTGGCAAGCTCTGGCCCTCTGGACACCCCGGCCGAGGAGGAGTCCCGGAAGTCTGCATCTCGCTCCTTCAAAGGGACCGTCGCCAGCAGCACTGATG CTTGTGACGATATCCCTACCCCTGCTGCTGTAGCCGAATCTGCCATGAAGGTTCTTAACAGCTGCTTGTCTTCCATGCCAACAG CTTCAAGAAACCCACCCTGCCTTTCTAAAACCAAGCCTTTTATCTGGGTAACCAAGTGGGTCGACTACTCCAACAAATACGGCTTCGGATACCAGCTCTCCAATCAAAACGTTGGTGTACTCTTCAACGAAGGCACTCATCTGAGCCTGTGTGACCAGCGGAG GACTGTACGTTACTGTCTGACAAACAACAAACACTTTAGCTTTCCAGCTGACGCTTTACCAGAGAAGCTCCAGAATCAAAAACACATAGTGGATTTGATGGCTAACTACATGGAGCAGAATCTGATGGAG GGTGGAGACGTCAACTCTGAGAACCAGCCAAATCCAAGCTCTTCTCCATTACTTCTGCAGTGGATCAAGACTGATCACGCCTTAGTCATGCTCTTTGACAACCGAACCTTACAG GTTAACTTTTACACGGACCACACGAAAATCATCCTGTGCAAGACCTCGGACTCCTCGTACCTGCTGACGTACATCAGCAAGGAGCGCGTCTCTTACTCCTACCCTCTGAACGTGCTTTCCGAGTGGGGCTGCTCTCCGGAGCTCCGGCAGCGGCTTCATTACGTGGTACAGCTTCTCCAGCACTACACCAACCCATAA
- the LOC137002447 gene encoding dynein light chain Tctex-type 5-B produces the protein MANQPLPLSQETLAQFNRSLATEPGASGPPRRRLGSISTRRSSKDQSKDQPHHRPLFLRGMTGLSSESSFLSPNVSASHISIGKRFSFAGWHQGGRVSFSGLYLHQPIQEVYVENTYRMGPEPGCHFSASRTQQILQATLDSYLEGVSYSPDSCSQLCQMVADLVLSKLKDVNPPRYKLVCQVVVGQNGKQGIRVASRSLINPNTDNYTSAVFQNHSLFAVAIVHGMYFE, from the coding sequence ATGGCCAATCAGCCTCTACCGCTGTCACAGGAGACTTTGGCTCAGTTCAATCGCTCCCTGGCCACAGAACCAGGTGCCTCAGGGCCTCCGAGGCGACGTCTGGGCTCCATCTCCACCCGCCGAAGCTCCAAAGACCAATCCAAGGACCAGCCCCACCACAGACCCCTGTTCCTCAGAGGCATGACGGGTCTCTCGTCAGAGTCATCGTTCCTGAGCCCCAACGTCAGCGCTTCCCACATCTCCATCGGCAAGAGGTTCTCATTCGCCGGCTGGCACCAGGGAGGAAGAGTGAGCTTCTCTGGACTCTACCTTCACCAACCCATCCAAGAGGTCTATGTGGAGAACACCTACAGAATGGGACCAGAACCAGGGTGCCACTTCAGCGCCAGCAGGACCCAGCAGATCTTACAGGCCACTTTGGATAGTTATTTGGAAGGTGTGAGTTACAGTCCTGACAGTTGTAGCCAGCTGTGTCAGATGGTAGCGGATCTAGTTCTCAGTAAGCTAAAAGATGTCAATCCGCCACGGTACAAACTCGTGTGCCAGGTGGTGGTCGGACAGAATGGTAAACAAGGCATAAGGGTGGCGAGCCGTAGCCTGATCAACCCCAACACTGACAACTACACATCTGCTGTTTTCCAAAATCACTCACTGTTTGCTGTGGCTATTGTTCACGGCATGTACTTTGAATGA